In a genomic window of Gloeocapsopsis dulcis:
- a CDS encoding gamma-glutamylcyclotransferase codes for MTIAWVFVKNAGITPSAVTNALRLLIDGCVMSDGQGIIALTRAYLESRKLQELVVQSGLDLRVLNETELEQSIQDILKQRLRGAQRQRRSHSDVWIFAYGSLIWNPTVKFSDHRVGTIYGWHRRFCLWTPLGRGTPENPGLMLGLDRGGSCRGIAYRIPAEDILAELLILWRREMVVGSYTPRWVKVVDGKDRWDAIAFTINHSHVMYTGNISNEVVVNSLATAHGKLGTCADYLVHTVDGLMKYGICDKPLLKLKEQVMAQQLLTQ; via the coding sequence GTGACAATAGCTTGGGTCTTTGTTAAGAATGCTGGTATTACCCCAAGTGCGGTGACGAATGCGTTGAGATTATTGATTGATGGATGTGTAATGAGTGACGGTCAAGGAATTATTGCGTTAACTCGTGCTTACCTGGAATCACGAAAATTACAGGAGCTAGTAGTACAGTCAGGCTTAGATCTGCGTGTCTTGAATGAAACAGAGCTAGAGCAGTCTATACAAGATATTCTCAAACAGCGATTGCGCGGAGCGCAGCGCCAAAGGCGATCGCACTCAGATGTCTGGATTTTTGCCTATGGTTCGTTAATTTGGAATCCTACTGTCAAGTTTAGCGATCACCGTGTCGGTACAATTTATGGGTGGCATCGTCGCTTTTGTCTGTGGACGCCACTTGGTAGAGGGACACCGGAGAATCCAGGATTAATGTTAGGACTCGATCGCGGTGGTAGCTGTCGCGGTATTGCCTATCGCATTCCCGCAGAAGATATCTTAGCAGAACTACTCATTCTGTGGCGGCGAGAAATGGTAGTCGGTTCCTACACTCCACGTTGGGTAAAAGTCGTTGATGGTAAAGACCGTTGGGATGCGATCGCCTTCACTATCAATCACAGCCATGTCATGTACACAGGCAATATTTCTAATGAAGTTGTTGTTAATAGCCTAGCAACAGCTCACGGAAAACTTGGCACTTGTGCAGATTATCTCGTTCACACAGTTGATGGTTTGATGAAGTATGGAATTTGCGACAAACCACTATTAAAACTCAAAGAGCAAGTTATGGCACAGCAACTGTTAACTCAATGA
- the coaD gene encoding pantetheine-phosphate adenylyltransferase: MIAIYPGSFDPITLGHLDIIERGCRLFEQVVVAVLRNPNKTPLFSVQQRLEQIRISTSHLTNVEIDSFDGLTVNYAQMRQAQVLLRGLRAISDFEAELQMAHTNKTLSAHIETVFLATSNEHSFLSSSVVKEIARFGGSVDHLVPQHVALDIYRCHTKTP, translated from the coding sequence GTGATTGCTATTTATCCTGGGAGCTTTGATCCAATTACTTTGGGACATCTTGACATCATTGAGCGCGGCTGTCGCCTCTTTGAGCAAGTTGTTGTCGCTGTATTGCGTAATCCTAACAAAACACCTTTGTTTTCGGTGCAACAACGGCTAGAGCAAATACGGATATCAACATCCCACCTAACAAATGTAGAAATTGACAGTTTCGACGGTTTAACAGTGAATTACGCCCAAATGCGGCAAGCACAAGTTCTCCTACGGGGTTTGCGAGCAATCTCTGATTTTGAAGCCGAACTGCAGATGGCGCACACAAATAAAACGCTTTCTGCTCATATCGAAACAGTTTTTTTAGCAACTTCTAATGAGCATAGTTTTTTAAGTAGTAGTGTGGTGAAAGAGATTGCCAGATTTGGTGGTTCCGTCGATCATCTTGTTCCTCAGCACGTTGCCTTGGATATCTACCGATGTCACACCAAGACCCCCTAA
- the dnaA gene encoding chromosomal replication initiator protein DnaA, with protein sequence MELSLESLWSQVLERLQEKLTRPTFETWIKTASAQQLENNCLVICTPNPFARNWLQKYYIKTIVGVVEEILGHSVEVQITVAKENGVSAFNEPEVGWPAPIEPSTPEPPNNRPKPTELNPKYVFSRFVVGANSRMAHAAALAVAESPGREFNPLFLCGGVGLGKTHLMQAIGHYRLEMCPNSRIFYVSTEQFTNDLIASIRKDSMQSFREHYRAADVLLVDDIQFIEGKEYTQEEFFHTFNTLHEAGKQVVLASDRPPNQIPRLQERLCSRFSMGLIADIQPPDLETRMAILQKKAEYENMRLPREVIEYIAYNYKSNIRELEGALIRAVAYISISGLSMSVENLTPVLNPPVEKVEAFPDAVLMVVADEFDVSVEDLKGNSRRREISWARQISMYLMRQHTDLSLPRIGEEFGGKDHTTVLYSCDKIAQLRENDTNLAQTLRQLSDRINLASRHSS encoded by the coding sequence GTGGAACTTTCTCTTGAAAGTCTGTGGAGTCAGGTACTAGAGCGGCTACAGGAAAAGTTGACTCGACCCACCTTTGAGACTTGGATCAAAACAGCTAGTGCGCAACAACTAGAGAATAATTGCTTGGTGATTTGTACCCCTAATCCATTTGCCCGCAACTGGTTACAAAAGTACTACATCAAAACGATTGTAGGCGTTGTGGAAGAAATTCTCGGTCATTCTGTAGAAGTTCAAATCACTGTAGCTAAAGAAAATGGCGTGAGTGCGTTCAATGAGCCAGAAGTAGGTTGGCCTGCACCAATTGAGCCGAGTACACCAGAACCACCAAATAACCGACCTAAGCCTACTGAATTGAATCCTAAATACGTATTCTCCCGCTTTGTTGTGGGTGCAAATAGCCGCATGGCACACGCAGCGGCTTTAGCAGTTGCTGAATCACCAGGACGCGAATTTAATCCTTTATTTTTGTGTGGTGGTGTAGGGTTAGGCAAAACTCACTTGATGCAGGCGATTGGGCATTACCGTTTAGAAATGTGTCCTAATTCCAGAATTTTTTATGTTTCTACCGAGCAATTTACAAATGATTTGATTGCTTCAATTCGTAAAGATAGTATGCAAAGCTTTCGAGAACACTATCGTGCAGCAGATGTCTTGTTGGTAGACGATATTCAGTTTATCGAAGGAAAAGAATATACTCAAGAAGAATTTTTTCACACATTTAATACTTTGCATGAAGCAGGTAAGCAAGTTGTTTTAGCATCTGATCGTCCACCAAATCAAATTCCTCGCCTACAGGAAAGATTGTGTTCTCGTTTCTCAATGGGATTGATTGCAGATATTCAACCACCAGATTTAGAAACAAGAATGGCAATTTTGCAGAAGAAGGCTGAATATGAAAATATGCGTCTACCTAGAGAGGTAATTGAGTATATAGCTTACAACTACAAATCAAACATTCGAGAACTAGAAGGCGCTTTGATTCGGGCAGTTGCTTATATTTCTATTTCTGGTTTATCAATGAGTGTAGAAAATCTTACTCCGGTATTAAATCCACCCGTAGAGAAAGTAGAAGCTTTCCCTGATGCTGTGTTGATGGTAGTAGCAGATGAATTTGATGTTTCTGTAGAAGATCTTAAAGGGAATTCTCGACGTCGCGAAATTAGCTGGGCGCGTCAAATTAGTATGTATTTAATGCGGCAACACACTGACTTAAGTTTACCCAGAATTGGTGAAGAATTTGGCGGAAAAGATCACACAACTGTGTTGTATAGCTGTGACAAGATTGCTCAGCTACGCGAAAATGATACGAACTTAGCACAAACACTCAGGCAATTGAGCGATCGCATTAACCTTGCCAGTCGTCATTCTTCTTGA
- a CDS encoding GNAT family N-acetyltransferase, protein MSHNRTSSQSILKTVDDFTTLMRIREAAISDINTLAQIHVASWQTSYRGIMPDELLDNLSVKQFEQIWYNNLHNRDRVNLVCQVEDQVVGWASLGVNRDDDTSLSTKELYGIYLFPNQYRRGYGSALWEAVLQICVAQSATRITLWVLYNNVNARRFYEQMGCSLEEGVIKEVERFGVVIPEVRYSRVIVGDAT, encoded by the coding sequence TTGAGCCACAATAGAACCAGTTCTCAAAGCATTCTGAAAACCGTTGATGATTTTACAACGTTGATGCGGATACGCGAAGCGGCGATATCAGACATAAATACCTTAGCCCAGATTCATGTTGCTTCTTGGCAGACATCTTATCGAGGAATTATGCCCGATGAGTTACTTGATAACTTGTCGGTCAAGCAGTTTGAGCAAATTTGGTATAACAATCTACACAACAGGGATAGGGTTAATTTAGTTTGTCAAGTCGAAGATCAGGTGGTTGGGTGGGCTTCATTAGGAGTTAATCGAGACGATGATACTTCTTTATCGACAAAAGAGCTTTACGGAATATATCTATTTCCAAATCAATACCGAAGAGGATACGGAAGTGCATTGTGGGAAGCAGTTTTACAGATTTGTGTTGCTCAAAGTGCAACCCGAATAACGTTGTGGGTTCTGTATAACAATGTTAATGCTCGGCGTTTTTACGAGCAGATGGGTTGTTCGCTAGAGGAAGGGGTTATCAAAGAGGTTGAGCGTTTTGGTGTTGTGATACCAGAAGTCAGATATAGTAGGGTAATCGTTGGGGATGCCACCTAA
- a CDS encoding mechanosensitive ion channel family protein — protein MHSRFWAITGSIVLNTVVVSPLAAQIPALPIPLPNLTQQTDTSETQVVTTSIRLDGRRLFQIAAPRATLQQRVDEIEQRLQTISQDYFQSDSDELQVVAKPAEENKLPVIYVNEQPLLTVTDLDAQVQQEDDPFSLAKRLAQSLEQNLRRAKQERQPETLQRQGAIAAGIFLGVVVTSWGIRRWYWRLKQQPVTFATPQATNPVTTQLTRQRHRNIEEVQQRLFQLTQSFVWGGGTLVILGLFPFTRIVQTWIFTALTIPFTLVIVGLGTYVVIRLSYILIDQFTAAFASNALLTSEDALRLQMRVSTISGVTKSIATLSGVIIGALIALTALGVNIAPILAGAGLIGVAVSLASQNLIKDAINGFLIIVEDQYALGDVIAVGEVGGLVENLNLRITQLRDAEGRLITIPNSEIKIVANLSSRWSRADLNIPVAYHADIDQVLKLINQVGVEMTQDIRWMEHILETPQVLGVENFGDRGLVVRVWIKTQPLKQWDIAREYRRRLKIVFDKEGIPIPFPQQTIWLQDSQFQSILDNDKKIKNEGNRRLG, from the coding sequence ATGCACTCTCGATTTTGGGCAATTACGGGGTCAATCGTTCTTAATACTGTCGTAGTTTCCCCTCTTGCTGCTCAAATACCAGCACTTCCAATACCTTTACCAAATCTAACTCAGCAGACAGACACCTCAGAAACTCAAGTCGTTACGACTTCAATTCGGTTGGATGGTCGTCGTTTGTTTCAGATTGCGGCACCCAGGGCAACCTTACAACAGCGTGTCGATGAAATTGAGCAGCGATTACAAACTATCAGCCAAGATTACTTTCAAAGTGACTCTGATGAACTTCAGGTAGTCGCCAAACCAGCGGAAGAAAATAAGCTACCCGTCATCTACGTCAACGAGCAGCCGCTGCTAACAGTAACAGACCTTGATGCGCAAGTGCAACAGGAAGATGATCCGTTTAGTTTGGCAAAAAGATTAGCTCAATCTTTAGAACAAAACCTCAGAAGAGCAAAACAAGAGCGACAACCAGAAACTTTACAACGTCAAGGTGCGATCGCGGCTGGTATTTTTCTAGGTGTCGTTGTAACAAGTTGGGGAATCCGGCGCTGGTACTGGCGGTTAAAACAACAACCAGTTACGTTTGCAACTCCACAAGCAACTAATCCAGTAACAACTCAACTCACAAGACAACGGCACCGCAATATCGAAGAAGTTCAACAACGACTCTTTCAACTCACACAGAGTTTTGTTTGGGGTGGTGGTACGCTGGTTATTTTGGGTTTGTTTCCCTTTACGCGAATTGTCCAAACTTGGATTTTTACGGCACTCACAATTCCTTTTACGTTAGTCATTGTGGGATTGGGAACTTATGTCGTTATTCGCTTGAGCTATATTCTAATTGACCAGTTCACCGCTGCTTTTGCTAGTAATGCCTTACTAACGTCCGAAGATGCTTTGCGATTGCAAATGCGTGTTTCGACAATTTCTGGCGTTACCAAAAGTATTGCAACACTGAGTGGAGTTATTATCGGTGCGCTGATTGCTTTAACAGCATTAGGCGTGAATATTGCGCCTATCCTTGCTGGTGCTGGTTTGATTGGTGTGGCAGTCTCTCTAGCTTCTCAAAACTTAATCAAAGACGCGATCAATGGATTTTTAATCATTGTAGAAGATCAATATGCGCTGGGAGATGTCATTGCTGTAGGAGAAGTAGGCGGCTTAGTTGAAAACCTCAATTTACGAATTACTCAACTACGGGATGCTGAAGGACGTTTGATTACAATTCCCAATAGTGAAATCAAAATTGTTGCGAATCTTTCGAGTCGTTGGTCACGCGCTGACTTGAACATCCCTGTAGCGTATCACGCTGATATTGACCAAGTGTTGAAGCTTATTAATCAAGTAGGTGTAGAGATGACTCAGGATATTCGCTGGATGGAACACATTTTAGAAACACCACAGGTATTGGGAGTAGAAAATTTTGGCGATCGCGGTTTAGTCGTTCGCGTATGGATTAAAACCCAACCATTGAAACAATGGGATATAGCGCGAGAATATCGGCGTCGTCTCAAAATCGTCTTTGATAAAGAAGGAATCCCAATTCCTTTTCCACAGCAAACTATCTGGCTGCAAGACTCGCAATTTCAGTCGATACTTGATAATGATAAAAAGATCAAAAACGAAGGCAACAGGCGACTTGGTTAA
- a CDS encoding DUF1995 family protein gives MAEIPKTLEQAIAQAQGATQAAIADGYSLLQIEIVIPELNPMPVAEQFLPALDSFGNQLKVFFPDAGAAALARRDWGAVPFKILDIGTGRVPVEEQVLPEDEAFLFIAPSAVEVAQVEKLYHAVGERPFILLNPRLEDVSIVGIGYAGRQLRARFLNTIESCYYLRPLDDAALFRCYPSPWQVWLENKDGEYQLIAEQPNKPAGDELDLILSGNSPQQVGDSPIQAKKPGIFASMQRFLRTLSR, from the coding sequence ATGGCAGAAATTCCGAAAACACTGGAACAGGCGATCGCACAAGCCCAAGGAGCAACACAAGCGGCGATCGCTGATGGTTATTCGCTACTACAAATTGAGATTGTCATTCCAGAACTCAACCCTATGCCAGTTGCTGAGCAGTTTCTTCCAGCATTGGATTCTTTTGGTAATCAACTTAAGGTTTTCTTTCCTGATGCTGGTGCTGCGGCGCTGGCGCGTCGTGATTGGGGAGCAGTGCCATTTAAGATACTCGATATTGGTACTGGCAGAGTTCCTGTAGAGGAGCAAGTTCTCCCTGAAGATGAAGCCTTTTTGTTTATTGCACCTTCCGCAGTCGAAGTTGCTCAAGTAGAAAAACTATATCACGCAGTCGGAGAGCGGCCTTTTATTTTACTGAATCCTCGGCTTGAAGATGTTTCAATCGTTGGTATCGGTTATGCAGGACGGCAGTTGCGAGCGCGTTTTCTTAATACTATTGAATCTTGTTACTATTTAAGACCACTTGATGATGCGGCCTTATTTCGTTGTTATCCCTCTCCTTGGCAAGTTTGGTTAGAAAATAAGGATGGCGAATATCAATTGATTGCCGAACAGCCGAATAAACCCGCGGGTGATGAACTTGACTTAATTTTGTCAGGCAATAGTCCACAACAAGTTGGCGACTCGCCTATACAAGCTAAAAAGCCTGGGATATTTGCGAGTATGCAACGATTTTTACGCACTTTAAGTCGATAA
- the def gene encoding peptide deformylase — MAEIREVVQLGHPLLRTQAQYVENVQEQRIQNLVDDLIATVGQANGVGIAAPQVAECCRLFIVASRPNLRYPYAPTMEPTAMINPKILAHSTEAVKGWEGCLSIPGIRGLVPRYQIVEVEYSDRNGKLQKQELTDFVARIFQHELDHLDGIVFLDRMESTLDIVTEQEYQKQIVAASS, encoded by the coding sequence ATGGCAGAAATACGAGAAGTTGTGCAGCTTGGTCATCCCTTACTGCGTACCCAAGCTCAATATGTTGAAAATGTCCAAGAGCAACGCATCCAAAATTTAGTTGATGACTTAATTGCAACCGTCGGGCAAGCCAATGGTGTAGGAATTGCTGCGCCACAAGTTGCTGAGTGTTGTCGCTTATTCATTGTGGCTTCTCGCCCGAATCTGCGGTATCCCTATGCTCCAACAATGGAACCTACTGCGATGATCAATCCCAAAATCTTAGCGCACTCAACTGAAGCCGTGAAAGGCTGGGAAGGCTGTTTGAGTATTCCAGGAATTCGGGGGTTAGTACCGCGATATCAAATTGTTGAGGTGGAATATAGCGATCGCAACGGCAAGCTACAAAAGCAGGAGTTAACAGATTTTGTTGCCCGCATTTTTCAACACGAGCTGGATCATCTCGATGGCATTGTATTTTTAGATCGCATGGAGAGTACGCTGGATATTGTCACTGAGCAGGAGTATCAAAAGCAGATTGTTGCTGCTTCTTCATAA
- a CDS encoding phytoene desaturase family protein, with translation MESFDYVILGAGLGGLSAAACLTRQGYRVAVLEKHYLPGGCCHTFDYGEYSFCADVHYISQCGSGQAIAQFLNYIEHDVEFNSLDPDCIDRVVTPEVDFRIPLGWENLRSRLLTTFPEEADAINGYCDAIKQLHQEIHSLVREVSWFEQKWSDWLKLPKYWNLFTKRNWTLQDLYDRVRLSPKLQAVLAGQSGDYALPPNEIALLTHTALVWDYSEGAYYPKHHFKHFVETIVEAIRAGGSVVQLSTPVEHIEVKQHQVQSVTAGGKTYQASIAYISDLDPKLTVQLMHNSHALSQQELKRLTGYEYSASAFNIYLGLDSRFNPQSYGIGNWNIWYYPNGNLNQAYQQQLLGNLHHPWIFLSCPTMKSHESGMAPYGHHVLEIATVCPYEPFRHLHETDPKAYKAKKREVYQEIMHSVRDLIPDVDAYARMKVPGTPTTSEYYLGQPQGNIYGAKLTPRQVGLNRLGYHTELPNLFLVGASAGYPSVPGVIGNGMDVAELLTGQSVWSNKKPDVKPQKLAYH, from the coding sequence ATGGAAAGCTTCGATTATGTGATTCTGGGAGCAGGACTAGGTGGACTTTCAGCAGCAGCATGTTTAACTCGACAAGGATATCGAGTTGCTGTCTTAGAAAAACATTATTTGCCTGGTGGATGTTGCCATACTTTCGACTACGGTGAGTACAGCTTTTGTGCTGATGTGCATTATATTTCACAATGCGGCTCTGGACAGGCGATCGCTCAGTTTCTCAACTACATTGAACACGATGTCGAATTTAACTCGCTTGATCCTGACTGTATCGACCGCGTAGTGACACCTGAAGTTGATTTTAGAATTCCTTTAGGATGGGAAAATTTGCGATCGCGTCTCCTGACAACTTTCCCAGAAGAAGCTGACGCTATTAATGGTTATTGCGATGCAATTAAGCAGCTACACCAAGAAATTCATAGTTTAGTTCGCGAAGTCAGCTGGTTCGAGCAAAAATGGTCAGATTGGTTGAAACTACCGAAATATTGGAACTTATTTACCAAACGAAATTGGACACTGCAAGACCTTTATGATCGCGTCAGGCTTTCTCCGAAGCTACAAGCTGTGCTAGCAGGTCAAAGTGGCGATTATGCTCTACCACCGAATGAAATTGCTTTACTAACTCATACTGCGCTTGTTTGGGACTATTCTGAAGGTGCTTATTACCCCAAGCATCACTTCAAGCACTTTGTGGAAACGATTGTGGAAGCAATTCGCGCGGGTGGCAGTGTTGTTCAATTATCCACTCCAGTCGAACATATAGAAGTCAAACAGCACCAAGTCCAAAGCGTAACTGCTGGAGGTAAAACTTATCAAGCAAGCATTGCTTACATCAGCGACCTCGACCCCAAGTTGACGGTACAGTTAATGCATAATTCTCATGCTTTGAGTCAACAAGAACTAAAGCGTCTTACTGGTTATGAGTACTCCGCTAGTGCCTTCAACATCTATCTAGGGTTAGATAGTAGATTTAATCCTCAAAGTTATGGAATTGGCAATTGGAATATCTGGTATTACCCTAACGGCAACCTCAATCAAGCTTATCAGCAACAATTATTAGGCAACCTGCACCATCCTTGGATTTTCCTCTCCTGCCCTACCATGAAATCTCATGAGTCAGGAATGGCTCCTTATGGTCATCATGTTTTAGAGATTGCAACTGTTTGTCCCTATGAGCCATTTAGACACTTACATGAAACAGATCCAAAAGCATATAAAGCCAAAAAGCGCGAAGTTTACCAGGAAATTATGCATAGTGTGCGAGATTTGATTCCTGATGTCGATGCTTACGCCCGCATGAAAGTCCCTGGTACTCCAACAACGAGTGAATACTACTTAGGGCAACCTCAGGGAAATATTTATGGAGCAAAACTCACACCAAGACAAGTTGGTTTAAATCGTCTGGGATATCACACCGAACTGCCTAATCTATTTTTGGTAGGAGCAAGTGCAGGTTATCCAAGTGTACCTGGAGTCATTGGCAATGGCATGGATGTCGCTGAACTGCTAACAGGGCAATCTGTCTGGAGTAACAAAAAACCTGATGTCAAACCTCAAAAGTTAGCGTACCACTAG
- a CDS encoding PHP domain-containing protein, translating to MAVDFAQTSASSQSLKQIFHKINAQSCPRYFNFHMHTVHSDGKLQPEELVQQAIAIGLNGLAITDHHTVDGYRVARHYLDVLKLKPHLKHIVPEVWTGVEINANLLNIDVHILGYAFQPEHFSIAPYLQRKTTVGKIYQAENVIAAIHQAGGLAVLAHPARYKRSHQELIPAAVSLGIDGVEAFYAYNNPNPWRPSLKEATEVQILANRHGLFNTCGTDTHGLSLLQRL from the coding sequence ATGGCTGTCGATTTTGCCCAAACTTCTGCATCATCTCAGAGCTTAAAGCAAATCTTCCACAAGATTAATGCACAAAGTTGCCCGCGGTACTTTAACTTTCATATGCATACTGTTCACTCGGATGGTAAATTGCAACCTGAGGAGTTAGTACAGCAAGCAATCGCAATTGGTTTAAATGGACTTGCTATTACCGATCATCACACTGTTGATGGTTATCGTGTTGCTCGACATTACTTGGATGTCTTGAAGTTAAAACCTCACCTAAAACATATCGTGCCAGAAGTTTGGACTGGTGTAGAAATTAATGCCAACCTATTAAATATAGATGTTCACATTTTAGGCTATGCTTTTCAACCAGAGCACTTCAGCATAGCTCCTTATTTGCAAAGAAAAACCACGGTAGGGAAAATATATCAAGCAGAGAACGTGATTGCAGCAATTCATCAAGCTGGAGGACTTGCGGTACTGGCACACCCAGCACGGTATAAGCGATCGCACCAAGAATTAATTCCAGCAGCAGTTTCTTTAGGAATTGATGGAGTAGAAGCTTTCTACGCTTACAACAATCCAAATCCTTGGCGTCCCAGCCTAAAAGAAGCCACAGAAGTACAAATCTTAGCCAATCGCCATGGTTTATTCAATACTTGTGGCACTGATACCCACGGTCTAAGCTTGCTGCAACGTCTTTGA
- a CDS encoding HhoA/HhoB/HtrA family serine endopeptidase encodes MSTIRRNIEPQSTNIHKKYHHGGTLHRKINIPTLLQWQSVGYFLTLLTGIGLASLSGCARPGNITQTEQPTAQPTPQQPVSTTAAIAPIDPNFVVAAVQKVGPAVVRINAARTISRQLPEELDDPILRRFFGIQPNPAQPRQRVVRGTGSGFIINASGQILTNAHVVDGADRVSVTLKDGRTFEGEVVGQDIVTDVAVIQVQASDLPVVPIGNSEVLQPGEWVIAIGNPLGLDNTVTAGIISSTERSTSDIGVSDKRVDLIQTDTAINPGNSGGPLLNARGEVIGMNTAIISGAQGLGFAIPINTVQNISQQLIATGEVQHAYLGVQMVTLTPEVRQQLEIESDGEIDVTADEGVLIIRVVPGSPAARAGLRAGDVVQTINNQPVTTTEEVQRLVSGSQVGSQMQIAVQRNGQSRQVAVKLENLPVQSES; translated from the coding sequence ATGAGCACCATCCGCCGCAATATTGAACCACAATCTACAAATATTCACAAAAAGTATCATCATGGGGGCACACTTCATAGGAAGATTAATATACCAACACTGCTACAGTGGCAAAGTGTAGGTTATTTTTTAACATTATTAACTGGAATAGGATTAGCAAGTCTAAGTGGGTGCGCGCGTCCTGGTAATATAACACAAACAGAACAACCGACCGCTCAACCGACTCCCCAGCAACCTGTGAGTACAACAGCGGCGATCGCCCCGATAGATCCGAATTTTGTTGTTGCAGCCGTGCAAAAGGTAGGACCTGCAGTTGTCAGAATTAATGCTGCTAGGACAATCTCGCGACAGTTACCTGAGGAACTTGATGACCCAATTTTACGTAGATTCTTTGGCATTCAACCGAACCCAGCACAACCGAGACAGCGAGTCGTACGCGGTACGGGTTCAGGATTTATTATCAATGCATCAGGTCAAATTTTAACGAATGCTCACGTTGTCGATGGTGCTGATCGCGTCAGTGTCACGCTCAAAGATGGTCGTACTTTTGAGGGTGAAGTGGTAGGACAAGATATTGTAACCGATGTCGCGGTAATCCAAGTCCAAGCAAGTGACTTACCCGTCGTTCCTATTGGCAACTCAGAAGTCCTACAACCAGGTGAGTGGGTCATTGCGATCGGTAATCCTTTAGGTTTAGATAATACCGTTACCGCAGGAATTATTAGTTCTACTGAACGCTCTACCAGTGATATTGGTGTTTCTGATAAGCGTGTTGATTTAATTCAAACTGATACGGCGATTAATCCAGGTAACTCTGGTGGACCTTTACTGAATGCGCGTGGTGAAGTTATTGGCATGAATACAGCCATCATCAGTGGCGCTCAAGGGCTAGGGTTTGCGATTCCCATTAACACAGTACAAAATATCTCCCAACAACTGATCGCTACAGGAGAAGTGCAGCACGCTTATCTAGGTGTCCAAATGGTGACACTAACGCCAGAAGTGAGGCAGCAACTTGAGATTGAATCTGATGGTGAAATTGATGTGACAGCAGATGAGGGAGTTTTGATTATTCGTGTTGTTCCTGGTTCTCCTGCTGCTCGTGCCGGATTGCGTGCTGGTGATGTTGTTCAAACAATTAACAATCAGCCTGTAACAACAACCGAGGAAGTACAACGCTTAGTATCAGGTAGTCAGGTAGGTAGCCAAATGCAAATTGCTGTTCAACGCAACGGGCAATCTAGACAAGTAGCCGTGAAACTAGAAAATCTTCCTGTGCAGAGTGAAAGTTAA